From one Salinibacterium hongtaonis genomic stretch:
- a CDS encoding ABC transporter substrate-binding protein, which yields MVDVHGEKEIILKKRAAVAAVVIAAVALAGCTPGSRVAEGSTVTVAVAEAFTSFNAATGFGSAVGTNASVVAATNSSFVSWDENGDPVPDESFGTIVKVSDDPLRVRYTIADGVRWSDGVEVDAADLLLSWAANSRALNTAGFDAEAHLDVQTGMFDDTIPDDVVFFDGFTSNGLDRVTEVPEVSDDGRSLTLTFDEFVADWQLVFSVGLPAHVVADVAGQGSEAGAAGGADAGSLKQSVAQAIATRDATALAPLSRAWTSGFTVAADSDPARFVGSGPYSIAAIGDDGLTLAVNREYQGDHLPQFETIEVRYISDPLQAVASASAGELDVLAPQSSPDVVAAIDASGLASSRVTTGTGEVLQLRLERSANGAVEHPLVRQAFLASVPKDRLIQDADDAGNAVVSRDSFTLFPGQTGYDDAVEATAASRKHLTSRAPAELIAAAAAENPALGAPTICVLFDPANPRRLAQFMAIRDAAAPAGIAVTDCSSPDWRNLLATPDSWDAALFGLRSTSTSVQSATQALCTGAPLNYGRYSSEAVDGILQRFELTDDAADRAGMLADVDEHLWRDAVGLPLFQLTSIVVTSDRIDGVSVAPYAPTVLWNPWEWMPRSSV from the coding sequence TTGGTTGACGTCCATGGGGAGAAGGAAATCATCCTGAAGAAGCGGGCTGCTGTCGCGGCGGTTGTCATCGCTGCGGTGGCGCTGGCCGGGTGCACCCCCGGCTCTCGGGTCGCCGAGGGCAGCACCGTCACGGTGGCCGTTGCCGAAGCTTTCACCTCCTTCAACGCGGCGACCGGTTTCGGCAGCGCGGTCGGCACCAATGCGAGTGTCGTGGCTGCCACGAACTCGTCGTTTGTGTCGTGGGATGAGAACGGCGACCCCGTGCCCGACGAGTCGTTCGGCACCATCGTTAAGGTTTCGGATGATCCGCTCAGGGTGCGGTACACGATCGCCGATGGGGTGCGGTGGAGCGATGGCGTCGAAGTCGATGCTGCCGACCTTTTGCTCTCGTGGGCTGCCAACTCTCGGGCGCTCAACACGGCCGGGTTTGATGCCGAGGCCCACCTCGACGTGCAGACCGGGATGTTCGACGACACGATTCCCGACGATGTCGTGTTCTTCGACGGCTTTACCTCCAATGGGCTCGACCGGGTCACCGAGGTCCCTGAGGTGTCAGACGATGGTCGCTCTCTAACCCTGACCTTCGATGAGTTCGTCGCCGACTGGCAGCTGGTGTTCTCTGTGGGCCTGCCCGCCCACGTTGTCGCAGACGTGGCAGGGCAGGGGAGTGAGGCTGGCGCTGCGGGCGGCGCGGATGCGGGGAGCCTCAAGCAGAGCGTTGCCCAGGCCATAGCAACGAGAGATGCGACGGCGCTGGCACCGCTCTCCCGGGCGTGGACCTCGGGCTTCACGGTTGCAGCAGACTCCGACCCGGCCCGCTTTGTCGGTTCTGGCCCGTATTCGATCGCGGCTATCGGCGACGACGGTCTCACCCTCGCGGTCAACCGTGAGTACCAGGGCGATCACCTTCCTCAGTTCGAGACGATCGAGGTTCGCTACATTTCCGATCCGTTGCAGGCCGTGGCTTCGGCCTCGGCGGGGGAGCTCGATGTGCTCGCCCCCCAGTCGTCTCCCGACGTGGTCGCCGCGATCGACGCGTCGGGGCTCGCCTCGTCCCGAGTCACGACCGGAACGGGGGAGGTGCTGCAGCTCAGGCTTGAGCGCAGCGCCAACGGAGCGGTGGAACACCCGCTCGTTCGGCAAGCTTTTCTGGCATCCGTTCCCAAAGATCGCCTCATCCAGGATGCAGACGACGCCGGCAACGCTGTTGTCTCGCGGGATTCGTTCACGCTCTTTCCCGGGCAAACCGGGTATGACGATGCGGTCGAGGCGACAGCCGCCAGCCGCAAACACCTCACCTCCCGAGCTCCTGCTGAGCTGATTGCCGCAGCGGCCGCCGAGAACCCAGCCCTCGGCGCGCCAACGATCTGTGTGCTCTTCGACCCCGCCAACCCGCGCAGACTCGCGCAGTTCATGGCGATTCGGGATGCTGCAGCGCCGGCGGGAATCGCCGTCACCGATTGCTCCAGCCCCGATTGGCGCAATCTGCTGGCGACGCCCGACTCGTGGGATGCCGCGCTCTTCGGCCTGCGCTCGACGTCTACGTCGGTGCAGTCGGCGACGCAGGCTCTGTGCACAGGCGCGCCCCTCAACTACGGGCGGTATTCTTCTGAAGCCGTCGACGGCATCCTGCAGCGGTTTGAGCTGACGGATGATGCGGCCGACCGCGCGGGCATGCTCGCCGACGTCGACGAACACCTGTGGCGAGATGCCGTGGGTCTTCCGCTGTTTCAACTCACGTCGATTGTGGTCACCTCCGACCGGATTGACGGAGTCTCTGTGGCCCCCTACGCGCCCACGGTTCTCTGGAATCCGTGGGAATGGATGCCGCGTTCGAGCGTTTAA
- a CDS encoding ABC transporter ATP-binding protein: MVMDQRPERSDVPALRVTDLSVDFAVDGVWVPAAKKLNYEIGRGQVIAVVGESGSGKSASSMAILDLLPKNSRVRGSISVNGRELTTLSTKQMRAVRGDDVAAIFQEPMTALNPVYTVGFQLVEAVRAHRNVTPSDAAARARELLGLVGLPDPEKAFKSYPHQLSGGQRQRAMIAQALSCDPTLLIADEPTTALDVTVQAEILDLLRNLRDTFDAAILLITHDMGVVADLADWIVVMKDGEIVEQGDVNAIFNTPQHPYTQALLAAVPRLGEAVAGHEAINVIETEADIAEGSIDEIDVPAAPVITAPTVLSLKNVGIVYGKQGRVGAFRAVDDVTLQIAEGEILGLVGESGSGKSTIGRAAIGLQPIADGSLVVVDTDISKADRKVIKTLRRKVGIVFQDPSSSLNPRLPIGESIGEPLLLAGEAKGAALDRRVEALLDDVNLPRSYRNRFPHELSGGQKQRVGIARALALKPRLLVADEPTSALDVSVQATVLELLRQLQREYGFACLFISHDLAVVDGMADRIAVLHRGKLVEQGTRDQILRAPKEAYTQRLIQAVPIPDPVEQRVRREIRHGQR; encoded by the coding sequence TGTCGTCGGCGAATCTGGTTCGGGAAAGAGCGCAAGCTCGATGGCGATCCTCGATCTGCTGCCCAAGAACAGCCGGGTCAGGGGCAGCATCTCGGTCAACGGTCGTGAGCTCACGACGCTCTCCACCAAGCAGATGCGAGCGGTGCGAGGCGACGATGTCGCGGCGATCTTCCAGGAGCCGATGACCGCTCTCAACCCCGTCTACACGGTGGGCTTCCAGCTTGTCGAGGCCGTTCGCGCCCACCGCAACGTCACGCCGAGCGACGCCGCTGCGAGGGCGCGCGAGCTTCTTGGCCTTGTCGGTCTGCCGGACCCAGAGAAGGCGTTTAAGTCGTATCCCCACCAGCTCTCGGGCGGCCAGCGCCAGCGCGCCATGATTGCTCAGGCGCTGAGCTGCGACCCGACTCTGCTCATCGCAGACGAGCCGACAACCGCGCTCGACGTCACGGTGCAGGCCGAAATCCTCGATCTGCTGCGCAACCTTCGCGACACGTTCGACGCCGCCATTCTGCTCATCACCCACGACATGGGCGTCGTTGCCGACCTTGCCGACTGGATCGTCGTGATGAAGGATGGCGAAATCGTTGAACAGGGCGATGTCAACGCCATCTTCAACACGCCGCAGCATCCTTATACTCAGGCGCTTCTGGCCGCTGTGCCCCGCCTCGGCGAGGCGGTAGCCGGCCACGAGGCGATCAACGTGATCGAGACCGAGGCAGACATCGCGGAGGGCTCGATCGACGAGATCGATGTGCCGGCAGCGCCCGTAATCACCGCGCCGACCGTGCTGAGCCTCAAGAATGTGGGAATCGTCTACGGCAAGCAGGGCCGCGTTGGCGCTTTCCGCGCGGTCGACGATGTGACCCTGCAGATCGCCGAGGGCGAGATTCTGGGCCTCGTCGGCGAGTCCGGTTCTGGCAAGTCCACTATCGGCCGCGCCGCAATCGGATTGCAGCCCATCGCCGATGGGTCGCTCGTTGTCGTCGACACCGACATCAGCAAGGCCGACCGCAAGGTCATTAAGACGCTCCGCCGCAAGGTGGGCATCGTGTTTCAAGATCCTTCGTCGTCGCTCAACCCGCGACTGCCGATTGGCGAGTCGATCGGCGAGCCCCTGCTGCTTGCGGGGGAGGCCAAGGGTGCCGCTCTCGACCGGCGCGTCGAGGCGCTTCTCGACGATGTGAACCTGCCGCGGTCCTACCGCAACCGGTTCCCCCACGAGCTCTCCGGTGGTCAGAAGCAGCGCGTTGGCATCGCCCGTGCGCTTGCGCTCAAGCCGCGCCTGCTGGTGGCCGACGAGCCCACATCCGCGCTCGATGTTTCGGTTCAGGCCACGGTGCTTGAGCTGCTGCGCCAACTGCAGCGCGAATACGGCTTTGCCTGCCTCTTCATCAGCCACGACCTTGCGGTCGTCGATGGCATGGCCGACCGCATCGCGGTGCTGCACCGCGGCAAGCTCGTAGAGCAGGGCACGCGCGATCAGATTCTGCGCGCGCCCAAGGAGGCCTACACGCAGCGCCTTATCCAGGCCGTCCCGATTCCCGACCCGGTCGAGCAGCGCGTGCGCCGCGAGATCCGTCACGGCCAGCGCTAG